Proteins encoded within one genomic window of Pirellulales bacterium:
- the thiL gene encoding thiamine-phosphate kinase, whose protein sequence is MESEFIAWLRDRLPRHERLAVGVGDDAALVQMASGGKLLVSVDVLTDGVDFRVDEVDARRIGRKALAVNLSDMAAMAGRPLAVVVGVVLPRTDGLRLAQELAEGMIPLAEQFDVAFAGGDTNSWDGPLVISVTILGEPTLRGPLRRKGAKPGDVVIVTGSFGGSILGHQFDFEPRVREALLLHDRYDLHAGIDVSDGLSLDLSRLAAESGCGAQLRLDAIPINPAAEELARRDGVAPLAHALGDGEDFELVLAVPPGSARRMLADQPLGVPLTAIGEFVEAAGLWQLDVDGKQTPLVPHGFQH, encoded by the coding sequence ATGGAATCCGAATTCATCGCCTGGTTGCGAGATCGCTTGCCGCGACACGAGCGGCTAGCTGTCGGCGTCGGAGACGATGCAGCACTGGTGCAGATGGCGTCCGGTGGCAAACTGCTCGTTTCGGTGGATGTGTTGACCGACGGTGTCGATTTTCGTGTCGACGAAGTCGATGCGCGGCGCATCGGCCGCAAGGCCCTGGCGGTGAATCTCAGCGACATGGCCGCCATGGCCGGGCGGCCGCTGGCCGTGGTCGTGGGAGTGGTATTGCCCCGCACCGACGGCTTGCGACTGGCCCAGGAGTTGGCCGAAGGGATGATTCCGCTGGCCGAGCAGTTCGACGTGGCTTTTGCCGGAGGAGATACAAACAGTTGGGATGGTCCGCTGGTGATCAGCGTGACAATCCTGGGCGAGCCCACGCTACGAGGGCCATTACGTCGTAAGGGGGCCAAACCGGGGGACGTGGTCATTGTCACCGGTTCGTTCGGCGGCAGCATTCTTGGGCATCAATTTGACTTTGAACCGCGCGTACGCGAAGCCCTGCTACTGCACGACCGTTATGATCTACATGCAGGGATCGACGTAAGCGACGGACTGTCGCTCGACTTGTCGCGGCTGGCGGCCGAAAGTGGCTGCGGCGCACAATTGCGGCTGGATGCGATACCGATCAACCCGGCCGCTGAAGAGCTTGCGCGGCGCGATGGCGTAGCGCCGCTGGCGCACGCCCTGGGTGATGGCGAGGACTTCGAGCTGGTATTAGCAGTGCCACCGGGGTCGGCGCGGCGGATGCTGGCGGACCAGCCGCTAGGCGTGCCGCTGACGGCCATCGGCGAGTTCGTCGAGGCCGCAGGTTTGTGGCAGCTTGACGTAGACGGCAAGCAAACGCCGCTGGTCCCGCACGGCTTTCAACATTAA
- a CDS encoding trypsin-like peptidase domain-containing protein: protein MHHRFSRSCWPVRVLGVGLVGALLLGQATSASATDARRSPIVQAVNRARAAIVNIHGEKSVPVDDTKAGQPENLRRVNGMGTGVVIDERGYIVTNHHVVDGVPKIQVTMSDETTYIAKLLSSDPATDLAIIRIDTGRPLTVIPIGSSADLMIGETVIAVGNAYGYSHTVTHGIISALHRSVQVSDMQGYDDLIQTDAAINPGNSGGPLLNIDGEMIGVNVAVRAGAQLIGFTIPVDNVMTIAADLLSTRRLKKTWHGVVAKPHEGGLLIAEVDDDSPAATLGLQSGDLIKSVDGHTVARQVDLERALLEHKAGDEVPLNLERNQQPLEFKLALATLPERQRTDDSAWELLGMKLSPMPESQFSRLGTRYRGGLNVSAVRADSPAARQGIRRGDILVGMHKWETTKMDHVSYVLARPEFSRLEPLKFYIVRGNETLSGQLTVAQRRIP, encoded by the coding sequence ATGCATCATCGATTTTCTCGCTCGTGCTGGCCTGTGCGCGTGCTTGGGGTTGGACTGGTCGGGGCATTGCTCCTTGGCCAAGCGACCTCGGCCTCTGCCACGGATGCCCGTCGTTCGCCGATTGTCCAAGCGGTGAACCGCGCTCGCGCTGCGATCGTGAACATTCACGGCGAAAAAAGTGTTCCGGTCGACGATACCAAGGCCGGCCAGCCCGAGAATCTGCGCCGCGTGAACGGCATGGGAACCGGCGTCGTCATAGACGAGCGTGGCTATATCGTCACGAACCATCACGTGGTGGATGGGGTGCCGAAGATCCAGGTGACAATGTCCGACGAGACGACGTACATCGCGAAGTTACTCTCCAGCGACCCTGCGACCGACCTGGCAATCATTCGGATCGACACCGGTCGGCCACTGACCGTGATACCCATCGGTTCTTCCGCCGACCTGATGATTGGCGAAACCGTGATCGCCGTGGGTAACGCCTATGGCTACTCGCATACTGTCACGCACGGCATCATCAGCGCACTGCACCGCTCGGTCCAGGTAAGCGATATGCAAGGCTACGACGATCTCATCCAGACCGATGCCGCGATCAACCCCGGCAACTCCGGCGGACCGCTGTTGAATATCGATGGAGAGATGATCGGGGTGAACGTGGCCGTTCGCGCGGGCGCCCAGTTGATCGGGTTTACGATCCCGGTCGATAACGTGATGACGATCGCGGCCGACCTGTTGAGCACACGGCGACTGAAGAAAACCTGGCATGGCGTGGTAGCGAAACCGCACGAAGGCGGCCTGCTGATCGCGGAAGTCGACGACGACAGCCCCGCGGCTACCCTGGGTTTGCAGTCCGGAGATCTGATCAAGAGTGTCGATGGCCATACGGTTGCGCGACAGGTTGATCTCGAGCGGGCTCTGTTGGAGCATAAAGCAGGGGACGAGGTGCCGTTGAATTTAGAGCGTAATCAGCAGCCGTTGGAGTTTAAACTCGCGCTGGCCACGCTGCCGGAACGTCAGCGAACGGATGACTCAGCCTGGGAGCTGTTGGGCATGAAATTGTCGCCCATGCCGGAATCGCAGTTCAGTCGCTTGGGGACCCGCTATCGCGGCGGGTTGAACGTATCGGCAGTTCGGGCAGATAGTCCCGCCGCGCGGCAGGGGATTCGTCGCGGCGACATTCTGGTCGGCATGCACAAGTGGGAGACCACCAAGATGGACCACGTGTCCTATGTGTTGGCACGTCCGGAATTCAGTCGGTTGGAGCCACTGAAATTCTATATCGTTCGCGGCAACGAGACGCTGTCGGGTCAGCTGACCGTTGCCCAGCGGCGCATTCCTTAG
- the tsaE gene encoding tRNA (adenosine(37)-N6)-threonylcarbamoyltransferase complex ATPase subunit type 1 TsaE, which produces MRTTMQQVVIDAPDEAATVALGCALAESLPDGTMVALQGTLGAGKTRLVQAIAAASGVAAGVPVSPTFVLVQEYQGTRRIVHVDAYRMRDEDEFLALGGEELFASDAIVFIEWAERIARCLPDSRLQIAIDETGASSRRFTITAIGATYEPVIGELRAWRAQRAN; this is translated from the coding sequence TTGCGTACTACCATGCAGCAGGTTGTGATCGACGCCCCAGACGAAGCAGCGACCGTGGCGTTGGGTTGCGCGCTGGCCGAGAGTTTGCCCGACGGCACAATGGTTGCTCTGCAAGGGACATTGGGTGCCGGCAAAACGCGATTGGTGCAAGCCATCGCCGCAGCCAGTGGCGTGGCAGCTGGCGTACCTGTGAGTCCGACGTTTGTGCTAGTGCAAGAATACCAGGGCACGCGCCGCATCGTGCATGTGGATGCTTACCGCATGCGCGACGAGGACGAGTTTTTGGCGCTAGGCGGAGAAGAACTCTTCGCGAGCGATGCGATCGTATTCATCGAATGGGCCGAGCGCATTGCCCGGTGCTTGCCGGACTCGCGATTGCAAATCGCGATCGATGAAACCGGCGCAAGCTCGCGTCGCTTCACGATCACGGCCATCGGCGCGACGTACGAGCCCGTGATTGGCGAACTCCGCGCCTGGCGCGCGCAGAGAGCCAACTGA
- a CDS encoding peptidylprolyl isomerase has product MLRFEPLDARLMLSVTPGDTVVTFNVTVAGQPESFQVELFNSAAPQTVANFLNYVNSGAYDNTFFHRIVDDAASATASAFQIVQGGGFSAAGAPFSIYSPVNGPTHIDTSHQSSLPNEYSSTLPDSPGTLAMALTSDSNGTPVADSGTSEWFFNVSDNSTALSPAQQQGVGYAVFGQLLGNGLSIVTQIDQLSTLNDLAGSDTSGYISNVYDNLSSADQSTVASLASTPLSNFNLASPAPITINNLVILNSVNVTVPTVGGTVYGDLNDNGTQDAGDQGAPNVTVYLDSNNNGQLDPGETSTATNASGQYTLQNVPDGTAVIRALPPPNWTLTTPASQSVTVTNGQASGSANFGMTLTLAAPLAPVLPSQFDSGASHSDQLTNLTTLGLTVSGVQSGATVQLIDTNHNNAVIGSATANGSSVTITNSVPLSEGTHAIAAMQTLAGFASPQSAAASVVIDTTAPQITSGMLPDATVGAPYASTVTSNDNGALFSLGSAPSGLQIGPGSGVLTWAPTSGQVGFQQVTVVVTDPAGNTSQKTLSVGVDGPPQFAAIADQSVNQGDTLVISPTVTSIDTPLTYSLAQGAPQDATIDPQTGQFTWTPTAADAAGLHQITINVSDASGQTASSGPINILVTAPPVFAPIPDQTVDEQTTLSVPYSITDPGQVTLSIAGAAPAGAAVASTGTSPGPGTLVTTDGVFTWTPSEAQGPGVYTILLKATGDSGLAATESFQVTVNEVDSPPVFTPPGAITVKTGTSSQIQVTAQDPDLPAQQLVYSLDPGAPQGAVINPQTGLITWSVPANFATGTTNIPVRATEVGGQGLSATESVAVTVQAGLTGFDLYTSSGVELGPFALGVAIDTGFNANGSLSLTPFGSTQPGGLPAQPAALQQLAGMIPAGSPSIDAGAAGHLAAGIVDMVIGFDSGIPHNIDGMELELARYGGSSGGGQSDQGQPSDRGEVQPAGRFETFDDNRGADSRNDSSQIQRSGGAAVNDSSRLDSFWASPEAWWTPELDAFDAEGEVLLQGDATASSNDSPQPAVAAEPANDARISQQAAAVAAILALPLLGQRPGQLAREQQTRNKRAAEQKRRPR; this is encoded by the coding sequence ATGCTGCGGTTCGAGCCGCTCGATGCGCGGTTGATGTTGTCGGTGACCCCCGGTGATACTGTGGTCACGTTCAATGTGACTGTGGCTGGTCAGCCAGAATCGTTTCAGGTCGAGCTCTTCAATAGCGCCGCGCCACAGACGGTGGCGAACTTTCTGAATTACGTCAACAGCGGCGCATACGACAATACGTTCTTTCATCGCATCGTCGACGACGCCGCCAGCGCTACGGCGTCGGCGTTTCAGATTGTGCAGGGAGGCGGCTTCAGCGCGGCCGGCGCCCCCTTTTCAATCTATTCTCCGGTCAACGGACCGACCCATATCGACACGAGCCATCAGAGCTCACTTCCGAACGAGTATTCCTCAACCTTGCCTGATTCGCCGGGTACGCTCGCCATGGCGCTGACCAGCGACAGCAATGGCACGCCTGTCGCCGACAGCGGCACCAGTGAGTGGTTCTTCAACGTCAGCGATAATTCCACGGCGCTCAGCCCCGCGCAGCAGCAGGGAGTGGGCTACGCCGTGTTCGGTCAACTGCTCGGCAACGGCCTGAGCATCGTCACGCAGATTGATCAGCTGTCGACCTTGAATGATCTGGCGGGGTCCGACACGTCGGGCTACATCAGCAACGTGTATGACAATCTGTCATCTGCCGACCAGTCGACCGTGGCAAGCCTGGCGTCGACGCCCCTTTCGAATTTCAACCTGGCGTCGCCAGCGCCTATCACGATCAATAATCTGGTGATCCTGAATAGCGTCAACGTCACGGTTCCCACCGTCGGCGGTACGGTTTATGGCGACCTGAATGATAACGGGACGCAAGACGCCGGCGACCAAGGCGCGCCAAATGTTACCGTTTATCTCGACTCCAACAACAATGGACAACTCGATCCGGGTGAGACCTCGACGGCGACCAACGCCAGCGGCCAATACACATTGCAGAATGTGCCCGATGGCACCGCGGTAATCCGCGCGCTGCCGCCGCCGAATTGGACCCTGACGACGCCCGCGTCTCAATCCGTGACGGTGACCAACGGTCAAGCGTCCGGCAGCGCCAATTTCGGCATGACGTTGACGCTTGCCGCGCCCTTGGCGCCTGTCCTCCCGTCGCAATTCGACAGCGGCGCCAGCCACTCGGATCAACTGACGAATCTGACCACGCTCGGATTGACGGTCTCGGGCGTACAATCCGGTGCAACGGTGCAACTGATCGACACCAACCATAACAACGCCGTAATTGGCTCGGCGACGGCCAACGGATCCAGCGTGACGATCACGAATTCGGTGCCGCTGTCGGAAGGGACGCATGCAATCGCCGCGATGCAAACGTTGGCGGGTTTTGCCAGTCCACAATCGGCCGCGGCAAGTGTGGTCATCGATACCACGGCCCCGCAAATCACCTCGGGCATGCTGCCCGATGCCACTGTCGGCGCGCCCTACGCCTCGACCGTTACGAGCAATGATAACGGGGCCCTGTTCAGCCTAGGGTCGGCCCCCTCGGGTTTGCAGATTGGTCCCGGTTCGGGCGTTTTGACATGGGCACCTACCAGCGGGCAAGTTGGATTCCAACAGGTCACGGTCGTCGTCACGGATCCGGCCGGCAATACATCGCAAAAGACGCTTTCTGTCGGCGTCGACGGGCCACCGCAGTTTGCTGCCATCGCGGATCAATCGGTGAACCAGGGCGACACACTGGTCATCTCTCCCACTGTAACCAGCATCGACACGCCGCTGACATATAGCCTGGCGCAAGGAGCGCCGCAGGATGCGACCATTGATCCGCAGACCGGTCAGTTCACTTGGACTCCCACGGCCGCCGATGCCGCGGGTCTGCACCAGATCACAATCAATGTTAGCGATGCCAGTGGGCAGACGGCTTCCTCGGGCCCCATCAATATCCTGGTTACAGCGCCCCCAGTGTTCGCGCCGATTCCGGATCAAACGGTCGATGAGCAGACAACGCTCTCGGTCCCCTACTCGATCACGGATCCTGGTCAGGTGACGTTGAGCATTGCCGGGGCTGCGCCGGCAGGAGCCGCGGTTGCCTCGACGGGCACGTCGCCCGGGCCTGGTACGCTGGTGACCACTGATGGCGTGTTCACCTGGACGCCGAGCGAAGCACAGGGACCTGGCGTTTACACGATTCTGCTGAAGGCGACCGGCGATAGCGGCTTGGCGGCCACCGAATCGTTTCAGGTGACGGTGAACGAAGTCGATTCGCCTCCGGTGTTCACCCCGCCAGGCGCGATCACGGTGAAAACCGGGACCTCGTCCCAAATCCAAGTGACGGCCCAAGACCCGGACCTCCCCGCGCAACAACTTGTCTATAGTCTTGATCCTGGCGCGCCGCAGGGGGCTGTGATCAATCCGCAGACGGGATTAATCACCTGGAGTGTCCCGGCCAACTTTGCAACCGGCACGACGAACATTCCCGTACGCGCCACCGAAGTCGGCGGCCAAGGGCTGAGCGCGACGGAATCCGTCGCGGTCACCGTGCAGGCCGGCTTGACCGGCTTCGACCTGTACACGTCCTCGGGCGTCGAACTGGGGCCGTTCGCGCTGGGTGTGGCGATCGACACGGGTTTTAACGCCAACGGATCGTTGTCCCTAACGCCGTTCGGATCCACACAACCAGGCGGACTGCCGGCGCAACCCGCGGCGCTGCAACAATTGGCCGGCATGATTCCTGCCGGATCGCCGTCGATCGACGCGGGCGCGGCCGGACACTTGGCTGCTGGGATTGTCGACATGGTGATCGGATTCGATTCGGGCATTCCGCACAATATTGATGGTATGGAACTGGAACTGGCGCGCTATGGCGGTTCGAGCGGGGGAGGCCAGTCGGACCAGGGACAGCCGTCCGACAGGGGCGAAGTGCAGCCGGCTGGCAGGTTCGAGACCTTCGACGACAACCGAGGTGCCGATTCGCGCAATGACTCCAGCCAGATCCAGCGCTCCGGCGGCGCGGCTGTGAATGACTCGAGCCGTTTGGATTCGTTCTGGGCCTCGCCCGAGGCCTGGTGGACGCCCGAACTCGACGCGTTTGATGCGGAGGGGGAAGTCCTGCTGCA